Proteins from a genomic interval of Corynebacterium freiburgense:
- a CDS encoding DUF4261 domain-containing protein, which produces MAVAMAMLLQHQSDPEVTEEALRTQLMEDWRDFDSASLTRSEADEGVLSFTYGNYVITLAQIQQPMLELTHINELCAASRLWPDEVAFDTDYQAHTIVSVAGLGPNDEMEVSALLTQVIASLIAISSQGFAVFWEGAQHLAYPGFVRELALKELPQPLPAIWVSYNIGPGPTGKLAALTVGLDRLGLMDVEIPDAQKPGRETLEILMRTAAYQMENRIPIDNGIVITGSENTKINVVYGPSMIPQDKTVIQLHIESA; this is translated from the coding sequence GTGGCTGTGGCAATGGCAATGCTGCTTCAACATCAATCCGATCCGGAAGTCACCGAAGAAGCATTACGAACCCAATTAATGGAAGACTGGCGAGATTTCGACTCCGCAAGCCTCACACGATCCGAAGCTGACGAAGGAGTCCTCTCCTTTACATACGGGAACTACGTGATCACGCTAGCGCAAATACAACAACCCATGCTGGAACTTACCCATATAAACGAACTATGCGCGGCGAGTAGACTCTGGCCAGATGAAGTAGCCTTTGATACCGACTACCAAGCGCACACTATCGTTAGTGTGGCGGGGCTTGGCCCAAACGATGAAATGGAAGTTTCCGCGCTGCTCACACAAGTTATTGCATCATTGATCGCCATATCGTCTCAAGGATTCGCAGTGTTTTGGGAAGGTGCACAGCATTTGGCATATCCCGGATTTGTGCGCGAACTCGCGCTGAAAGAACTGCCGCAACCACTGCCTGCAATCTGGGTTTCCTACAATATTGGTCCGGGTCCCACCGGAAAACTCGCGGCACTTACAGTAGGGCTCGACCGTCTTGGCCTTATGGACGTAGAAATCCCAGACGCACAAAAGCCAGGACGCGAAACCCTCGAAATCCTTATGCGCACAGCCGCCTATCAAATGGAAAATCGAATCCCAATAGATAACGGCATAGTCATTACTGGTTCGGAAAACACGAAGATCAATGTAGTGTATGGTCCGTCAATGATTCCGCAAGACAAAACTGTCATTCAACTCCATATCGAATCTGCATAG
- a CDS encoding NUDIX hydrolase: protein MNYQPPTLTVDLVAFQLENNELTVLLLRRVAAPFQGELALPGGYNWKGEATQNALARIAQDKIGLNIHTELGFFEQLYTFDTVARDPRGHAVSVVYLGCGANIHLTEGSHKGAFYPVSALPQLAFDHNEIVHYAHQRLKNKITYSNAISGLLPQEFTLSQLQAAYQAVLGRNIDKRNFRKKILSLHAIEETGNQWREGAHRPAKLYRFQNPEFEEFAAPF from the coding sequence ATGAATTACCAGCCACCCACATTGACCGTAGACCTTGTAGCCTTTCAGCTTGAAAACAACGAACTGACCGTGCTTCTACTACGGCGGGTGGCAGCACCTTTTCAAGGAGAACTTGCACTTCCAGGAGGCTACAACTGGAAAGGTGAAGCCACTCAAAATGCCCTTGCCCGAATAGCCCAAGATAAAATCGGCCTAAATATCCACACCGAACTCGGATTTTTCGAACAGTTATACACGTTTGATACTGTAGCTAGAGATCCTCGGGGGCATGCCGTATCTGTGGTCTATCTCGGCTGCGGGGCGAATATCCACCTCACCGAAGGAAGCCATAAGGGCGCTTTTTACCCAGTAAGTGCACTACCGCAATTAGCGTTTGATCACAATGAAATTGTGCATTATGCGCACCAGCGGCTGAAAAACAAAATAACCTACAGCAATGCCATTAGCGGACTCTTGCCGCAAGAATTCACATTGTCCCAATTGCAAGCGGCTTACCAAGCTGTACTTGGGCGCAACATAGATAAACGAAATTTCCGCAAGAAAATCCTGAGCCTTCATGCCATTGAAGAAACCGGAAATCAATGGCGCGAAGGTGCCCATAGGCCCGCGAAACTCTACCGATTCCAAAACCCAGAATTCGAAGAATTCGCAGCGCCATTCTAA
- a CDS encoding DUF4274 domain-containing protein, whose protein sequence is MITAARSYELDLLQIRGTIAGDSYYTQLDEQDFTEEMEDCDITPISKTPEGRLLYQEHLRQRTLGFQEYQTEISNEYQAVAKPEELHYLAKDYNFDDGYWPLEQIIKNPNCDIRTARMIFWHCTPSYFAITHGHPSDIPKDSIHADNARLLLLIDTKARDNGFANQLPNAYEDPEIADMAKEGPVWEIPDTLWPQ, encoded by the coding sequence ATGATCACCGCAGCAAGGAGTTACGAGCTCGATCTCCTACAGATCCGCGGCACTATCGCGGGAGACAGCTACTACACCCAGCTGGACGAGCAAGACTTCACAGAAGAAATGGAAGATTGCGATATCACCCCAATAAGCAAAACCCCGGAAGGACGCCTGCTCTATCAAGAACATCTGCGGCAACGAACCCTTGGATTTCAGGAATACCAAACAGAAATAAGCAATGAATACCAGGCAGTTGCCAAGCCAGAAGAACTTCACTACCTGGCCAAAGACTATAATTTCGATGATGGATACTGGCCGCTTGAGCAGATCATCAAAAACCCAAATTGCGATATCAGAACGGCTCGAATGATTTTCTGGCATTGCACGCCTTCATACTTTGCCATTACCCATGGACACCCAAGTGATATTCCCAAAGACAGCATTCATGCAGACAATGCCCGCCTACTACTGCTAATAGACACCAAAGCCCGCGATAATGGGTTTGCCAACCAACTTCCTAATGCCTACGAAGATCCAGAAATAGCAGACATGGCAAAAGAAGGTCCCGTATGGGAAATCCCTGACACCCTCTGGCCACAGTAG